ACCGTGTCCAGGTCCATGAACCCGTTGCCACGGGGCACCAGCGTGCCGCCCGTGGAAACTGTCGGCGCGTCGTACCCGTTCTGCAACGACGCCGCCGCCAGGAACGACACCTGCACCGCATCGCTCAACGACTGCTGCACGTTGAACCGGCAACTGCCGATCCCGTCCACGCCAACCACCCGGTTGGTAATCGTCCGGGCCGGCGTCGAACTGGTGTTGACGGTGGTGAGTGGGGCTAGCTCCACGGTGATCTGGTAGTCCACCGTATCGCCCACCATCACGTCCGCCGAGGACGAGCCGCCCAGCGTCGTCATCTTCACCAAGGCAAACGGCGACGCCGAGGCCTGGCTCGCCAGCATCGCTAAAACTCCCAAGACTACGATAATCTTCTTCATCTTCTTACCCTTCCTTTTCTCTGGGCCGGCGACCCGTACGGGCCGCCGGCGGACTCTCGTTGACTTATCACTCACACGCTACAATTGGGAACGCTTACCGCTTGCGACGAACGAGGGCCAGGGCGCCCAGCCCCAGCAGGGCCAGCGT
The DNA window shown above is from Planctomycetota bacterium and carries:
- a CDS encoding PEP-CTERM sorting domain-containing protein (PEP-CTERM proteins occur, often in large numbers, in the proteomes of bacteria that also encode an exosortase, a predicted intramembrane cysteine proteinase. The presence of a PEP-CTERM domain at a protein's C-terminus predicts cleavage within the sorting domain, followed by covalent anchoring to some some component of the (usually Gram-negative) cell surface. Many PEP-CTERM proteins exhibit an unusual sequence composition that includes large numbers of potential glycosylation sites. Expression of one such protein has been shown restore the ability of a bacterium to form floc, a type of biofilm.) → MKKIIVVLGVLAMLASQASASPFALVKMTTLGGSSSADVMVGDTVDYQITVELAPLTTVNTSSTPARTITNRVVGVDGIGSCRFNVQQSLSDAVQVSFLAAASLQNGYDAPTVSTGGTLVPRGNGFMDLDTVKAALMTGAAYKGVSAPVVLATGSFVVEEGAIGDSSTIHLSYKSPNQSPGSIRYNNATLVTASVSATDPYFGFTGLTLNVIPEPATLALLALGGVLAIRRRR